In Methanosphaera cuniculi, the sequence TTGATATTAGTAAACTTCCTGCTAAACATGATGATATATCACTTTACATGGAAGATTTAGAAGTTGCTAAAGTTGTATATAACTATACAAACATTGAATTAAAAGATATAACAGCAAAACCAGGAGAAACAATAACAATAAAAGCAAAACTAACAACAAACAATAATGAACTAGTACAAGCTGGAAAAGTAGCATTTAAAATAAATGGATGTACAATAGGACATGCAAATGTAAAAGTAGGATATGCTTCACTCAATTACAAAATACCAGAAAACTACTCAGCAAAAGACTACAAAATAACAGTAGTATATGGTGGAAGCAGTGACTTTATAGAAGCACGTATGAATAAAACACTACACCTAAACAAAATTAAAACAAGCACAAACCTAACAACCAGCATTGAAGGAAATACACTAAAAATAACAGTAGATCCAAAAGATAAAAAAGGAAACACAGTAAAAACTGGAAAAATATGTGTAAAAATAGAAGGAAAAACACTACAAACCATAAAAATAAAAGGAAAAACAACATTAAACTTCACAATACCAAAAAGTTGGAATAACCGAGAAATAAAAGTACTAGCAATATATGGAGAAAATAACAACCATAAAGAAAGCAGAACTGAAATAAAAACAAAAATAACACTACCAAATACAAAAACAACAAAAACAGATGAAACAATAAACAACTACTATGTATCAGCAAATACAGGATCAGATACAAACACAGGATCACAAAGCAGTCCATTTAAAACAATACAAAAAGCAATAACAACAGTAACAAATAACAAACAAAATGCAAACATATACCTTGACGGTATATTTAAAGGAGTAGGAAATACTAACCTAACTGTACCTGGAGATCTACATATTAACTTTATTGGTGTTGGAAATTCAAGTATCGATGGAGAAGTAAATTATACACTTTCAAATAGTTCAGGTGTATGGGGAGCATCACTTGAATGGGAACCATACAACAATGGTCGTGGAAACTGGGCTATGAAAATAACACAAGGTAATGGTCTTATAACAATATCTAACTTTACAATTAAAAACTGTTGGAATGCTGGTGGAAGTAGTATAAGTGCATATCCTACAGCAACTGTAGATAACTATGGTAACCTTGCTGTTAATAATGTAAGTTTCATATTCAACCATGGTGGAGTAGGAGCAAGTATAAGAAATAATCCTGGTGCAAATATTAATGTAACAAATAGTTTATTTGAAGAAAACCGTAAATCATCAAGTACTGGTAACTACGGAGCAGGATTATATAATAATGGAACAGCAACAGTAATAAACAGTACTTTCCAAAATAATTATGCAAGATGGGGATC encodes:
- a CDS encoding right-handed parallel beta-helix repeat-containing protein encodes the protein DISKLPAKHDDISLYMEDLEVAKVVYNYTNIELKDITAKPGETITIKAKLTTNNNELVQAGKVAFKINGCTIGHANVKVGYASLNYKIPENYSAKDYKITVVYGGSSDFIEARMNKTLHLNKIKTSTNLTTSIEGNTLKITVDPKDKKGNTVKTGKICVKIEGKTLQTIKIKGKTTLNFTIPKSWNNREIKVLAIYGENNNHKESRTEIKTKITLPNTKTTKTDETINNYYVSANTGSDTNTGSQSSPFKTIQKAITTVTNNKQNANIYLDGIFKGVGNTNLTVPGDLHINFIGVGNSSIDGEVNYTLSNSSGVWGASLEWEPYNNGRGNWAMKITQGNGLITISNFTIKNCWNAGGSSISAYPTATVDNYGNLAVNNVSFIFNHGGVGASIRNNPGANINVTNSLFEENRKSSSTGNYGAGLYNNGTATVINSTFQNNYARWGSVTNDKNLTLINSTIQDNIGYNGGSTFKTGSGITINTGGTDFFNQGDIDGIITVIDGCYFTNNDQLDIYVDEGIANITNCVFNKSTGISGAANSNKSVTNIINNTIINPQPSSIQSSLSSSDMVKYSLYLYGGSRYLIENNTGVNLTCYAIEARSMYPMQNAIIRNNIFDNSILINSGSNNIIENNNITSKQEYAIYLGTQSNTKVTGNYLKSSQFEGDGAVSYQGTNTVVNNTPKMGLIRLNDENFYQYFDDDGNLKSVYDYIDQITLIGALKDKTMIFNQTIKIGQQNGWPIIISNNTTIIINKGFVNATGIKVLNTNNQPVFILNTDNNIITGSNLTTKATNTIIINNTKNNTITGNILIADLLVGDESVKTTTADADNITGNTPL